From the Lathyrus oleraceus cultivar Zhongwan6 chromosome 4, CAAS_Psat_ZW6_1.0, whole genome shotgun sequence genome, one window contains:
- the LOC127073955 gene encoding kinetochore protein SPC25 homolog, which yields MECSTSNSTQQMRKLDAITVSLSESFQSLKITAQRNSRKQDLLEETKATLKEVEDELVKVLAEKIRKEAKRMALMDAIASAKARVGNLNSSVQELRVRKKEYASFLSHQSLALAASEGMLNGSIDHTDDTRQAISWYNNVLGFHVKGGHGVKFTFTNIDLKNPNGEYSFTVYHDKNTYILLSCEPFLDGMEELVHELNKTNELFKFVRLVRSKFQKTLGQGSSVRATVEPEESAFISSSAPGASCRSDSTTTENEHQVEFSDGSALLKRKNTRTRKNLALLSPDSASSVRQSPRLKVRK from the exons ATGGAATGCTCAACCTCAAACTCCACTCAACAAATGCGCAAACTCGATGCCATCACCGTTTCCCTTTCCGAATCCTTCCAATCCCTCAAGATCACAGCGCAACGAAATTCTCGAAAACAAG ATCTACTAGAAGAGACTAAAGCCACCCTGAAGGAAGTGGAAGATGAACTTGTTAAAGTACTCGCAG AAAAGATCCGCAAAGAGGCCAAGCGAATGGCTTTGATGGATGCTATTGCTTCTGCAAAGGCTAGAGTTGGAAACCTCAACAGTAGTGTTCAAGAGCTTCGGGTTAGGAAAAAAGAATATGCCTCCTTTCTATCTCACCAGTCTCTCG CTTTGGCAGCATCTGAGGGGATGTTAAATGGGAGCATTGATCACACAGATGATACACGACAAGCCATCTCTTGGTATAACAATGTACTCGGTTTTCATGTCAAAGGGGGACATG GGGTTAAGTTCACATTCACGAATATAGATTTGAAGAATCCAAATGGGGAGTACTCTTTTACTGTGTATCATGATAAAAATACCTACATAT TGTTAAGttgtgaacctttccttgatgGTATGGAGGAGTTGGTCCatgaattaaacaaaacaaatgaACTATTTAAGTTTGTTAGACTTGTAAGGAGCAAATTTCAAAAAACATTGGGTCAAG GGAGCTCAGTTCGAGCAACTGTTGAACCTGAAGAATCGGCCTTTATCTCTTCATCTGCTCCAGGTGCATCCTGTAGAAGTGATTCTACAACCACAGAAAATGAACATCAAGTGGAATTCTCTGATGGCAGTGCACTTTTAAAGAGAAAAAACACCCGCACAAGGAAAAATTTGGCACTTTTATCTCCTGATTCTGCCTCATCTGTTCGTCAGTCTCCGCGTTTAAAG GTTAGGAAATAA